A window from Rhizosphaericola mali encodes these proteins:
- the hemW gene encoding radical SAM family heme chaperone HemW: MASIYIHIPYCKKACYYCNFHFSTTLHSMSEMILSICKEIQLRSTYLPKNEIIESIYFGGGTPSLLNDEQLSEILQTVRNQYNIAENAEVTLEANPDDIQKNKLAFWKSIGINRFSLGVQSFQNEDLVWMNRAHNSQQSLQSIKDIQEAGFENITIDLIYGTPTLSDENWEKNIETAIQLNIPHLSCYALTVEEGTALDKMIAQHKKENTDPDKQARHFEYLMQRLKTAGFDHYEVSNFGKPGFHSRHNSAYWQGKKYIGIGPSAHSFNGNSRQWNIANNAKYIQTLSNNEIPFEIENLTPHQQLEEYIMTSLRTMEGLNLQLITENWGENSVQRIEKLAKKFLDNELMIKQNGYLILTDKGFLLADGIAADFF, translated from the coding sequence TTGGCATCGATCTATATACATATTCCCTATTGCAAAAAAGCGTGCTATTATTGTAATTTTCATTTCTCTACGACATTACATTCTATGTCTGAAATGATACTTTCTATTTGTAAAGAAATTCAATTAAGAAGTACTTATTTGCCCAAAAATGAAATTATAGAAAGTATTTATTTTGGTGGAGGTACGCCGTCTTTATTAAATGATGAACAATTATCTGAGATATTACAAACGGTTAGAAATCAATATAATATAGCTGAAAATGCTGAAGTTACTTTAGAAGCCAATCCAGATGATATTCAGAAAAATAAACTGGCATTTTGGAAAAGTATCGGAATTAATCGTTTCAGTTTGGGAGTACAATCTTTTCAAAATGAAGATCTTGTTTGGATGAATCGAGCGCACAATTCGCAACAATCTTTACAAAGCATAAAAGATATACAAGAGGCTGGTTTTGAAAATATTACGATTGATTTAATCTACGGTACACCGACGCTTTCTGATGAAAATTGGGAAAAGAATATAGAAACAGCTATTCAATTAAATATTCCACATTTATCTTGTTACGCATTGACGGTGGAAGAGGGAACGGCGTTGGATAAAATGATTGCGCAACATAAAAAAGAGAATACAGATCCAGACAAGCAAGCGCGCCATTTTGAATATTTGATGCAGAGATTGAAAACAGCAGGATTTGATCATTATGAAGTGTCCAATTTTGGCAAACCCGGATTTCATAGTAGACACAATAGCGCATATTGGCAAGGGAAAAAATATATCGGAATTGGTCCTTCTGCTCATTCTTTTAATGGAAATAGTCGCCAATGGAATATCGCCAATAATGCGAAATATATACAAACGCTTAGCAATAATGAAATTCCATTTGAAATTGAAAACCTGACTCCACATCAGCAATTGGAAGAATATATTATGACGAGCCTTCGTACGATGGAAGGTCTTAATTTGCAATTAATTACAGAAAATTGGGGCGAAAATTCCGTCCAAAGAATTGAAAAACTAGCCAAGAAATTTTTAGATAATGAGTTGATGATCAAACAAAACGGTTATTTAATTCTTACGGATAAGGGTTTTTTATTAGCAGATGGAATTGCTGCTGATTTCTTTTAA